Proteins from a genomic interval of Drosophila melanogaster chromosome 2R:
- the Pgant1 gene encoding polypeptide N-Acetylgalactosaminyltransferase 1, isoform C yields the protein MPCRLGLIRARLAGARIATGDVLIFLDAHCEGNIGWCEPLLQRIKESRTSVLVPIIDVIDANDFQYSTNGYKSFQVGGFQWNGHFDWINLPEREKQRQRRECKQEREICPAYSPTMAGGLFAIDRRYFWEVGSYDEQMDGWGGENLEMSFRIWQCGGTIETIPCSRVGHIFRDFHPYKFPNDRDTHGINTARMALVWMDEYINIFFLNRPDLKFHADIGDVTHRVMLRKKLRCKSFEWYLKNIYPEKFVPTKDVQGWGKVHAVNSNICLDDLLQNNEKPYNAGLYPCGKVLQKSQLFSFTNTNVLRNELSCATVQHSESPPYRVVMVPCMENDEFNEQWRYEHQHIIHSNTGMCLDHQGLKSLDDAQVAPCDPHSESQRWTIEH from the exons ATGCCATGTAG ATTGGGTTTGATTCGTGCCCGATTGGCCGGAGCGCGAATCGCCACGGGGGATGTGCTCATCTTCCTGGATGCCCATTGCGAGGGTAACATTGGCTGGTGCGAGCCACTCCTGCAGCGCATCAAGGAGTCGCGGACTAGCGTGCTGGTGCCCATTATCGATGTCATCGATGCCAACGACTTTCAGTACAGCACAAATGGCTACAAATCCTTCCAGGTCGGCGGATTCCAGTGGAATGGCCACTTTGACTGGATCAATCTGCCGGAGCGGGAGAAGCAGCGCCAGCGACGCGAATGCAAGCAGGAGCGGGAGATCTGTCCAGCATACAGTCCCACCATGGCCGGCGGACTGTTTGCCATAGATCGTCGCTACTTCTGGGAAGTGGGCAGCTACGACGAACAAATGGACGGTTGGGGTGGTGAGAACCTGGAGATGTCCTTTCGCATCTGGCAGTGCGGCGGCACCATCGAGACTATTCCCTGCTCCCGCGTTGGACACATATTCCGCGACTTCCATCCTTACAA aTTCCCCAACGATCGCGATACACACGGTATTAATACTGCCCGCATGGCTCTGGTTTGGATGGATGAGTACATCAACATATTTTTCCTCAACCGGCCGGACCTAAAGTTCCACGCGGACATTGGAGATGTCACCCACCGAGTAATGCTGCGCAAAAAGCTCCGCTGCAAGAGCTTCGAGTGGTACCTCAAGAACATCTATCCGGAGAAGTTTGTGCCCACGAAGGACGTGCAGGGATGGGGTAAAGTGCACGCTGTGAATTCGAACATATGTCTGGACGATTTGCTGCAGAACAACGAAAAGCCCTATAACGCCGGCTTGTACCCATGCGGCAAGGTGTTGCAGAAGTCGCAGCTATTCTCCTTCACCAACACAAATGTCCTGCGCAACGAGCTAAGCTGTGCAACCGTGCAGCACAGCGAGTCCCCACCGTACCGGGTCGTGATGGTGCCCTGCATGGAGAATGATGAGTTCAACGAGCAGTGGCGATACGAGCACCAGCACATCATTCACAGCAACACGGGCATGTGCCTCGATCATCAGGGACTCAAAAGCCTGGACGACGCCCAGGTGGCGCCTTGCGATCCCCACAGCGAATCCCAACGATGGACCATTGAACACTGA
- the Ir52c gene encoding ionotropic receptor 52c, with translation MVWLIIILFCLGNSSSQILDVTNNSHLDFDYRLFGLLQRLQVEKSYDTLLVYGEDCAIPSLFERLQVPAVLVSSGSTNFDWNFSSLTLILSCNFQDEREENYRTLMKLQTSRRLILLKGHIKPESVCDFYSKKEQHNVAMVKENFYQLEVVYSCRLFQDQNYEKLNLFDGKSIYKDQFRNMHGAPIRTLSDKEPPRTIPYIDSKTGEEKFKGYVGMLISQFVKKVNATMQIREDLIKDDEEVSFVDITNFTSNDILDIGICEARTLEMSNYDAISYPYLMSSYCFMAPLPDSLPFSDVYMAIVAPSILIMFLIIFCICSVLIIYIQERSYRSLTIRSVLMNDICLRGFLAQPFPFPRQYNRKLKLIFMLVCFSSLISTTMYTAYLQAFLWGPPIEPRLTSFDDVKKSRYTMAINIYEREFLEALNVSLEDVEIYDYGKFSKLRSTFNTNYLFPVTALQWFTINEEQKLFKYKIFYYCDAFCLNQFDILSIPLRRHLPYRDIFEEHMLLQKEFGLTKYWIDQSYRDMIRANLTTFKDFSPLLENDYIEVHNLYWVFTMYFVGMGMGLCFFILEILRPLRYWRNCKIKCEYCYAFLKNFAK, from the coding sequence ATGGTTTGGCTTATAATCATTCTTTTCTGCCTTGGAAATTCCAGTTCTCAAATTTTGGATGTCACCAATAACAGTCATCTAGACTTTGACTACAGATTGTTTGGCCTTCTCCAAAGATTGCAAGTCGAGAAGTCCTACGACACCCTTTTAGTTTATGGAGAAGATTGTGCCATTCCTTCTCTATTTGAAAGATTGCAAGTTCCTGCAGTGCTGGTGTCCTCAGGCAGCACCAACTTTGATTGGAATTTCAGCAGCCTAACACTGATACTCAGTTGTAATTTCCAAGACGAGAGGGAAGAAAATTATCGAACACTGATGAAGCTGCAGACTAGCAGGCGCCTAATCCTTCTGAAAGGACATATAAAACCCGAGTCTGTGTGCGATTTCTATTCTAAAAAGGAGCAGCATAATGTAGCCATGGTGAAGGAAAACTTCTATCAGCTTGAAGTGGTATACTCATGTCGCCTATTTCAAGATCAAAACTATGAAAAACTGAATCTCTTCGATGGCAAGTCGATTTACAAAGATCAATTTCGAAATATGCATGGAGCCCCAATAAGAACACTATCTGATAAGGAGCCACCCCGAACCATACCATATATTGATAGTAAGACCGGTGAAGAAAAGTTTAAGGGCTATGTGGGCATGTTAATAAGCCAATTCGTTAAGAAGGTTAACGCCACTATGCAAATACGGGAGGATTTGATCAAGGACGACGAGGAAGTATCTTTTGTGGACATTACGAATTTTACATCGAATGACATTCTGGATATTGGTATATGCGAGGCTAGGACACTTGAAATGTCGAACTACGACGCCATCTCGTATCCGTACCTAATGAGTTCGTACTGCTTTATGGCTCCCCTGCCGGATTCGTTGCCATTTAGTGATGTCTACATGGCGATTGTGGCACCAAGTATCCTGATAATGTTCTTAATAATATTCTGCATATGCTCTGTGCTAATTATCTACATACAGGAAAGGTCATATCGTAGTCTGACCATCCGTAGTGTCCTGATGAACGACATCTGTTTGAGGGGCTTTTTGGCTCagccttttccttttccacgCCAATACAATAGAAAACTTAAACTGATATTCATGCTGGTCTGCTTTTCCAGTTTAATCTCCACCACAATGTATACGGCATATCTGCAAGCCTTCTTATGGGGTCCTCCCATCGAACCACGCCTGACCTCATTTGACGATGTAAAAAAGTCTAGGTACACGATGGCCATTAACATCTACGAAAGAGAGTTTCTGGAGGCCCTGAACGTGAGCCTGGAGGACGTGGAGATCTATGACTACGGCAAATTCTCTAAGCTGCGAAGCACCTTTAATAccaattatttatttccgGTGACGGCTTTGCAGTGGTTCACCATCAACGAGGAACAGAAACTCTTCAAGTACAAAATCTTCTACTATTGCGATGCCTTTTGCCTTAATCAGTTTGATATATTAAGTATTCCATTAAGACGTCATTTGCCCTATCGCGATATTTTCGAGGAGCACATGCTGCTGCAGAAGGAGTTCGGGTTAACTAAGTACTGGATCGATCAGAGCTATAGGGATATGATAAGAGCAAATCTTACGACATTCAAAGATTTCAGTCCGCTCCTAGAGAACGATTACATAGAAGTACATAATCTCTACTGGGTTTTCACCATGTATTTCGTTGGGATGGGCATGGGTCTGTGTTTTTTTATCTTGGAGATTCTAAGACCTTTGAGATACTGGAGGAACTGCAAAATCAAATGCGAATATTGCTATGCATTCTTAAAAAATTTTGCTAAGTAA
- the Ir52d gene encoding ionotropic receptor 52d, with product MVRIIIILLCLGYTKARILDATNTNHTDLEERLLSLLLRLQQEQFFNTLLIYGEDCAFSSLSRRLQVPTILVSSGSTSFEWNYSSLALILTCEFKAEREENYQTLKKLQMNRRLILLNGNIKPDSVCDFYSKKDQYNIAMVNNNFHQVGIIYACRLFQERNYEKVYLSEGNPIYVDQFRNMQGALLKSITFNLIPGSMAYRDPKTGQEKHIGYVANLLNNFVEKVNATLDMQVKLHKAGKKTSFYNITKWASEDLVDIGMSYAAYFEMTNFDTISYPYLMTSTCFMVPLPDMMPNSEIYMGIVDPPVLVVLIAIFCIFSVMLNYIKQRSWRSLSLVNVLLNDICLRGFLAQPFPFPRQSNRKLKLISMLVCFFSVITTTMYTSYLQSFMWGPPIDPKMCSFADLENSRYKLAIRRYDIEMLRPFNVSMDHVVVFDESSQLEYLRDSFDDNYMYPMSALSWSAFKEQQKLFAFPLFYYSEKLCLKPISFFSFPIRRHLPYRDLFEEHMLQQNEFGLSTYWIDRSFSDMVRLKLATMNDFSPPRLEDYIEVSDLSWVFGMYFTGLGISCCCFGLELLGLPSWTRRLRLTNWLRVRN from the coding sequence ATGGTACggattattataattttgctTTGCCTTGGATATACAAAGGCTCGGATCTTGGATGCGACCAATACCAATCATACAGATTTAGAGGAACGACTTCTGAGCCTTCTTCTAAGATTGCAACAGGAGCAATTTTTCAACACACTATTAATTTATGGAGAGGATTGCGCTTTTAGCTCTTTGTCAAGGAGATTGCAAGTCCCCACCATATTGGTTTCTTCCGGTAGCACCAGCTTTGAATGGAATTACAGTAGCCTAGCACTTATTCTCACCTGTGAGTTTAAAGCCGAGAGGGAGGAGAACTATCAAACTCTGAAGAAGCTGCAAATGAACAGGCGTCTGATTCTTCTAAATGGGAATATAAAACCAGACTCCGTATGCGACTTCTATTCTAAGAAGGATCAATACAATATAGCCATGGTGAACAACAACTTCCATCAGGTCGGGATTATATACGCCTGTCGGCTATTTCAGGAAAGGAACTATGAAAAAGTGTATTTATCCGAGGGTAATCCAATATATGTAGACCAATTTCGGAACATGCAAGGAGCATTGCTTAAATCAATCACATTCAACCTGATTCCTGGATCTATGGCATACAGGGATCCGAAAACTGGCCAAGAGAAACATATTGGATATGTAGCcaatttattgaataattttgTTGAGAAAGTGAATGCTACCTTGGATATGCAGGTAAAATTGCACAAAGCTGGAAAGAAAACATCTTTTTACAATATTACGAAATGGGCCTCGGAAGATCTCGTGGATATTGGCATGAGCTACGCCGCCTACTTTGAAATGACCAACTTCGACACGATTTCATATCCGTACTTGATGACATCAACTTGTTTTATGGTTCCCCTTCCGGACATGATGCCCAATAGTGAGATCTACATGGGCATTGTGGATCCACCGGTCCTGGTAGTGCTCATTgccatattttgtattttctcaGTTATGCTTAACTACATAAAGCAAAGGTCGTGGCGTAGTCTAAGCCTTGTCAATGTTCTGTTGAACGATATCTGTTTGAGGGGATTTTTGGCTCAgccttttccatttccccgcCAATCCAATagaaaactgaaactgatttCCATGCTCGTTTGCTTCTTCAGTGTAATCACCACCACAATGTATACGTCGTATCTGCAATCCTTTATGTGGGGTCCTCCAATCGATCCAAAGATGTGTTCCTTCGCAGATCTAGAGAATTCCAGGTACAAACTGGCCATACGACGGTACGATATTGAGATGCTGCGACCGTTTAACGTGAGCATGGATCATGTGGTGGTCTTCGATGAGTCCAGCCAACTGGAATACTTGCGAGACTCCTTCGATGACAATTATATGTACCCGATGAGCGCCTTGAGTTGGAGTGCCTTCAAGGAGCAACAGAAGCTTTTCGCATTCCCACTGTTTTACTATTCAGAGAAACTCTGTCTAAAACCCATCAGTTTTTTTAGTTTCCCCATAAGACGACACTTGCCCTATCGCGATCTCTTTGAGGAACATATGCTGCAACAAAATGAGTTCGGTTTATCGACGTATTGGATCGATCGGAGCTTTTCGGATATGGTGAGACTAAAACTGGCAACCATGAACGATTTTAGTCCACCACGGTTGGAGGATTATATCGAAGTAAGCGATCTCTCCTGGGTTTTTGGAATGTACTTCACCGGACTGGGCatcagttgttgttgctttggATTGGAGCTACTGGGATTACCAAGTTGGACGCGACGCTTGAGGCTAACCAATTGGCTAAGGGTTAGAAATTAA
- the Pgant1 gene encoding polypeptide N-Acetylgalactosaminyltransferase 1, isoform B — protein sequence MLPRFRSFYGKLIIFILVALCFILYSKVQQNGSPEEPPVAPLVRAAALRGHGRERFEAYSDSENEIARPATQSPYEQIIQLDLQKQKVGLGEQGVAVHLSGAAKERGDEIYKKIALNEELSEQLTYNRSVGDHRNPLCAKQRFDSDSLPTASVVIIFFNEPYSVLLRTVHSTLSTCNEKALKEIILVDDGSDNVELGAKLDYYVRTRIPSGKVTILRLKNRLGLIRARLAGARIATGDVLIFLDAHCEGNIGWCEPLLQRIKESRTSVLVPIIDVIDANDFQYSTNGYKSFQVGGFQWNGHFDWINLPEREKQRQRRECKQEREICPAYSPTMAGGLFAIDRRYFWEVGSYDEQMDGWGGENLEMSFRIWQCGGTIETIPCSRVGHIFRDFHPYKFPNDRDTHGINTARMALVWMDEYINIFFLNRPDLKFHADIGDVTHRVMLRKKLRCKSFEWYLKNIYPEKFVPTKDVQGWGKVHAVNSNICLDDLLQNNEKPYNAGLYPCGKVLQKSQLFSFTNTNVLRNELSCATVQHSESPPYRVVMVPCMENDEFNEQWRYEHQHIIHSNTGMCLDHQGLKSLDDAQVAPCDPHSESQRWTIEH from the exons ATGCTGCCTCGGTTCCGTTCCTTTTACGGCAAACTGATCATCTTCATCCTAGTCGCCCTCTGCTTCATCCTCTACAGCAAGGTGCAGCAGAATGGTTCACCAGAGGAGCCACCTGTAGCGCCACTCGTCCGGGCGGCCGCTCTGCGAGGTCATGGGCGCGAGCGGTTCGAGGCGTATAGCGACAGTGAGAACGAGATAGCCCGACCCGCCACCCAGTCGCCGTACGAACAAATAATCCAACTGGATCTTCAGAAACAGAAGGTGGGACTCGGCGAACAGGGCGTGGCAGTGCATCTTTCCGGTGCCGCCAAGGAACGAGGCGATGAGATCTACAAGAAGATTGCCCTCAACGAGGAGCTAAGCGAGCAGTTGACCTACAACCGGAGTGTCGGTGACCACCGGAATCCCCTGTGCGCCAAACAGCGCTTTGATTCCGACTCCCTGCCCACCGCCAGTGTGGTCATCATCTTCTTCAACGAACCCTACTCCGTGCTGCTGAGGACCGTGCACAGCACTCTGAGCACCTGCAACGAGAAGGCCCTGAAGGAGATTATTCTGGTGGATGACGGTAGCGACAACGTGGAACTGGGCGCCAAGCTGGACTACTATGTTCGCACGCGGATTCCCTCGGGGAAGGTCACCATTCTGCGTCTCAAGAACCG ATTGGGTTTGATTCGTGCCCGATTGGCCGGAGCGCGAATCGCCACGGGGGATGTGCTCATCTTCCTGGATGCCCATTGCGAGGGTAACATTGGCTGGTGCGAGCCACTCCTGCAGCGCATCAAGGAGTCGCGGACTAGCGTGCTGGTGCCCATTATCGATGTCATCGATGCCAACGACTTTCAGTACAGCACAAATGGCTACAAATCCTTCCAGGTCGGCGGATTCCAGTGGAATGGCCACTTTGACTGGATCAATCTGCCGGAGCGGGAGAAGCAGCGCCAGCGACGCGAATGCAAGCAGGAGCGGGAGATCTGTCCAGCATACAGTCCCACCATGGCCGGCGGACTGTTTGCCATAGATCGTCGCTACTTCTGGGAAGTGGGCAGCTACGACGAACAAATGGACGGTTGGGGTGGTGAGAACCTGGAGATGTCCTTTCGCATCTGGCAGTGCGGCGGCACCATCGAGACTATTCCCTGCTCCCGCGTTGGACACATATTCCGCGACTTCCATCCTTACAA aTTCCCCAACGATCGCGATACACACGGTATTAATACTGCCCGCATGGCTCTGGTTTGGATGGATGAGTACATCAACATATTTTTCCTCAACCGGCCGGACCTAAAGTTCCACGCGGACATTGGAGATGTCACCCACCGAGTAATGCTGCGCAAAAAGCTCCGCTGCAAGAGCTTCGAGTGGTACCTCAAGAACATCTATCCGGAGAAGTTTGTGCCCACGAAGGACGTGCAGGGATGGGGTAAAGTGCACGCTGTGAATTCGAACATATGTCTGGACGATTTGCTGCAGAACAACGAAAAGCCCTATAACGCCGGCTTGTACCCATGCGGCAAGGTGTTGCAGAAGTCGCAGCTATTCTCCTTCACCAACACAAATGTCCTGCGCAACGAGCTAAGCTGTGCAACCGTGCAGCACAGCGAGTCCCCACCGTACCGGGTCGTGATGGTGCCCTGCATGGAGAATGATGAGTTCAACGAGCAGTGGCGATACGAGCACCAGCACATCATTCACAGCAACACGGGCATGTGCCTCGATCATCAGGGACTCAAAAGCCTGGACGACGCCCAGGTGGCGCCTTGCGATCCCCACAGCGAATCCCAACGATGGACCATTGAACACTGA